Proteins found in one Corynebacterium freneyi genomic segment:
- a CDS encoding non-ribosomal peptide synthetase, which yields MRDLEEVRRLMARHRGESGTVADRPARSLPDRAPASAAQKSVWLASALDPDDVSYNLCLKFTFEGRIDAEALAGAFGDLVDRHEVLRTTYHADDEGALQQRIHADLEPEITRHAMPPGDAGDAAVDALAAEQVRRPFDLAAQSPLRLAICERGPGRVDAVMVIQHIAWDGMTMPVLARDVARAYRLRTGRPTEGDGSVPPLAVQVADFAEWEATHPDASGEDHWRSVFPDGVPQMRPMLGGAADAPPNAGGRVDAVLPDDAARALTAIAEESSVTPFAVFLAAHHLVLRAVTGARDTVTGTTVANREAVGADELIGNFSNQVPIRISDGGAETFGDLVLRAARSITGAMSAKSIPFDRIAAIAGVDRAAGETLFPVLVLFLHEGIAGPRLPGAETSWELVHADAALHAVATEAFMHPGRVEVQMTHRLDSVSAEGARALQRALAAVLSNAGADVPTEELAQVARAEIESAAAPASAMGRGRRVPVEPGDVDAMIRAASAASPDAVAVVAEDRTLTYAEFDARVSALAARLAEAGARAGEIVAVVAERGSWLPCAITAVIRTGAAVVPVDPRYPAERIRMMLDDAAPAAIVRAGDVPLPDTAAAIIDVERIDEEGPEAGTPEFVPARPIRGDDPVYLIYTSGTTGRPKGVVNHHRGVASHLQWMARTFGDGPIRMLHKAPISFDVGMGEVLLALTSGGTAVIPPADWWAGDAEGLASMIEEHRVTVLSLVPGLLRELLAAGAAGRLRTLRHLLLGGEAVPTDLARRARAEIGCRVHGLYGPSETAMDVAWVEYGDDFPEDGFLLGAAEDNNDLHVLDENLRELPVGEAGELCIGGVQVGHGYHGAPDATADAFVDDPFEPGGTLYRTGDVAKWGADGMLRFLGRIGDQVKIRGNRVELLDIDAALCRVHGVAAGACRLFGVTGAPARLVGYVVAADGGKPDERAILAELDRALPAYMVPRTIVAVDSLPTTATGKLDRAALPEPPGAHAAGGDADEPRGAAELAVADAFARAIGKDVRPTAQSGLIELGGDSITAIRAISLLRRSGWEAEVRDILGGGTVRTVAAAARPVSATDPADGADGGGFAAPAPVHPLAAALLESAPGGGGLCQARLLTAPADFGAERLSEVLERLAGLHPILSRAVAGDGGWPMFAEPPAGAEPFTMAEAEAEVAAADGAGELIGELASRLDPARGTMLAGAVAELPAGRRIVLVAHHLVVDAVSWETLIDDFRDLRGVAKHTAAARRPEAAVADHARRLRAATLSGELDEDLAAWEKIAADASGTLAIDPARDTEATVDIAEITMPEASSAALAAGVERAFGCRGQDLLIAGLAMALRRLGLDADGTVGMTLESHGRDATGSVPPVPPDAVGWFTAAYPVAVEVGDGLDPVAAVHAVRRARRRLPDDVHVHGCAMWVGGRPAPRPIACLNHLGTVASDAREGDFAPAPEAPALIGAADASAPLPNVIDVMSHVGADGLLAATIRVAAEVPGAPGAADVGRELGAALADIAAAAATGDARRAPADFTAPGITDADVRAWGGEIEDVLPLTPMQEGLMLSSLTSGDPAGYAVQTPLRVRGRVDAAALGRAVGAVLRRFPNLRIQPAATVDGTPVGVVRPCGAFGCRVRDANRAPDLIAADAAEGFDFAAAPLLRITVAHPGDGADGETLVLISAHHILTDGWTGQLLPLAIFAEYAREIGADPGVGRIGDPGAFPALLEAIAEDGPEARRAWEARLRGVVPALVGPEATPTRAGQSSRMSSVGQDVVDRLHAVTRRLGVTPAVAYQAAWARTLGIVLGRDDVVFGEVVSGRDPSIAGVAEGIGCFANLVAVPASVDPSGTWAGALAQMRDERLPLLGHDHFPMTRALSVTGARRLFDTMFVHQSYPPHQDRLASILESCGLGHVGTDPGGTTDNAALLMVFPGDSVIGGAGTRFLFTFAAGVIDDAAAEVIEKLFLGCVRAIADAPDAAIADGPVPDEFDAMALGGILR from the coding sequence ATGAGGGACCTGGAAGAGGTGCGGCGGCTGATGGCCCGGCACCGCGGCGAATCCGGCACGGTGGCCGACCGCCCGGCCCGGTCGCTGCCGGATCGGGCGCCCGCGTCGGCGGCGCAGAAATCCGTGTGGCTGGCCTCGGCGCTCGACCCGGACGACGTGTCGTACAACCTCTGCCTGAAGTTCACCTTCGAGGGCCGCATCGACGCCGAAGCGCTCGCGGGGGCCTTCGGGGATCTCGTCGACAGGCACGAAGTGCTGCGCACGACGTATCACGCAGACGACGAAGGAGCCCTGCAACAGCGCATCCACGCCGACCTCGAACCGGAGATCACCCGGCACGCGATGCCGCCGGGCGACGCGGGCGACGCCGCCGTCGATGCGCTGGCCGCCGAGCAGGTCCGCCGGCCCTTCGACCTGGCGGCGCAGTCGCCGCTGCGCTTGGCCATCTGCGAACGGGGCCCCGGGCGGGTGGATGCGGTGATGGTGATCCAGCACATCGCCTGGGACGGGATGACCATGCCCGTGCTGGCCCGGGACGTCGCCCGCGCGTATCGGCTGCGCACCGGCCGGCCCACCGAGGGGGACGGCTCCGTCCCGCCGTTGGCCGTCCAGGTCGCCGACTTCGCGGAATGGGAGGCGACCCATCCGGACGCTTCCGGAGAGGACCATTGGCGTTCCGTGTTCCCGGACGGTGTGCCGCAGATGAGGCCGATGCTCGGCGGGGCCGCGGATGCTCCCCCGAACGCCGGTGGACGGGTCGACGCAGTGCTTCCCGACGACGCCGCGCGGGCGCTGACGGCCATCGCGGAGGAGTCGTCGGTGACCCCGTTCGCCGTGTTCCTCGCGGCGCATCATCTGGTGCTGCGCGCGGTGACCGGGGCGCGGGACACGGTGACCGGCACGACGGTGGCCAACCGGGAGGCCGTCGGCGCGGATGAGCTGATCGGCAACTTCAGCAACCAGGTGCCCATCCGGATCTCGGACGGGGGAGCGGAGACGTTCGGCGATCTGGTGCTGCGGGCCGCGCGGTCCATCACCGGCGCGATGTCGGCGAAATCCATCCCGTTCGATCGGATCGCCGCCATCGCGGGGGTCGACCGGGCGGCGGGGGAGACCCTGTTCCCGGTGCTCGTCCTCTTCCTCCACGAGGGCATCGCCGGGCCGCGGCTGCCGGGCGCGGAGACCTCGTGGGAGCTGGTCCACGCCGATGCCGCGCTCCACGCGGTGGCCACGGAGGCGTTCATGCACCCGGGCCGGGTGGAGGTCCAGATGACCCACCGCCTGGACTCCGTGTCGGCCGAGGGGGCGCGGGCCCTGCAACGGGCGTTGGCCGCGGTGCTGTCGAACGCGGGCGCCGACGTGCCGACGGAGGAATTGGCGCAGGTGGCGCGGGCCGAGATCGAGTCGGCCGCCGCGCCCGCCTCCGCGATGGGCCGGGGCCGCCGGGTGCCGGTCGAGCCCGGCGACGTCGACGCGATGATCCGCGCGGCGTCGGCCGCGTCGCCGGATGCGGTGGCGGTGGTCGCGGAGGACCGCACTCTCACCTACGCCGAGTTCGATGCGCGGGTCTCGGCCTTGGCCGCGCGGCTCGCGGAGGCGGGGGCGCGCGCCGGCGAGATCGTCGCCGTCGTCGCCGAACGCGGTTCGTGGCTGCCCTGCGCGATCACCGCCGTGATCCGCACGGGCGCGGCGGTGGTCCCGGTGGATCCCCGGTACCCCGCCGAGCGGATCCGGATGATGCTCGACGACGCCGCACCCGCGGCCATCGTCCGCGCCGGCGATGTCCCGCTGCCGGACACGGCGGCCGCGATCATCGACGTGGAGCGTATCGATGAGGAGGGGCCGGAAGCCGGAACGCCCGAATTCGTTCCGGCGCGGCCCATCCGCGGCGACGACCCGGTCTACCTCATTTACACGTCGGGGACGACGGGCCGGCCCAAGGGAGTGGTCAACCACCACCGGGGCGTCGCGTCCCATCTGCAGTGGATGGCCCGCACCTTCGGCGACGGCCCGATCCGGATGCTGCACAAGGCGCCGATCTCGTTCGACGTGGGCATGGGCGAAGTGCTGCTGGCCCTGACTTCCGGGGGCACGGCCGTGATTCCCCCGGCCGATTGGTGGGCGGGGGACGCCGAGGGCCTTGCCTCGATGATCGAGGAACACCGGGTCACGGTGCTGTCGCTGGTGCCCGGCCTGCTGCGCGAGCTGCTCGCGGCGGGCGCGGCCGGGCGGCTGAGGACGCTGCGCCACCTGCTGCTCGGCGGCGAAGCGGTGCCCACCGATCTCGCGCGCCGGGCGAGGGCGGAGATCGGCTGCCGCGTGCACGGCCTCTACGGCCCGAGCGAAACTGCGATGGACGTCGCCTGGGTGGAATACGGCGATGATTTCCCGGAGGACGGCTTCCTGCTCGGCGCCGCCGAGGACAACAACGACCTCCACGTCCTGGACGAAAACCTGCGGGAGCTGCCCGTCGGCGAGGCCGGCGAGCTGTGCATCGGCGGGGTGCAGGTCGGCCACGGGTATCACGGGGCCCCGGACGCCACCGCGGATGCCTTCGTGGACGACCCCTTCGAACCCGGCGGAACCCTGTACCGCACCGGCGACGTGGCGAAATGGGGAGCCGACGGCATGCTGCGCTTCCTCGGCCGCATCGGCGACCAGGTGAAGATCCGGGGCAACAGGGTGGAACTGCTCGACATCGACGCGGCGCTGTGCAGGGTGCACGGGGTCGCGGCCGGCGCGTGCCGGCTCTTCGGGGTAACCGGCGCACCGGCGCGGCTCGTGGGCTACGTGGTCGCGGCCGACGGCGGAAAGCCGGACGAGCGCGCCATTCTCGCGGAGCTGGACCGGGCCCTGCCCGCGTACATGGTGCCCAGGACGATCGTCGCAGTGGATTCCCTCCCCACGACCGCGACCGGGAAACTCGACCGCGCGGCCCTGCCGGAACCCCCGGGCGCACATGCCGCCGGAGGCGACGCCGACGAACCGCGCGGGGCGGCCGAGCTGGCCGTCGCCGATGCGTTCGCGCGCGCCATCGGGAAGGATGTCCGGCCGACCGCGCAGTCCGGGCTGATCGAGCTCGGGGGCGATTCCATCACGGCGATCCGCGCGATCTCGCTGTTGCGCCGCAGCGGCTGGGAGGCCGAGGTGCGCGACATCCTCGGCGGCGGGACCGTCCGCACCGTGGCCGCCGCCGCGCGGCCGGTGTCCGCGACCGATCCCGCCGACGGGGCGGACGGCGGGGGATTCGCCGCGCCGGCTCCCGTCCATCCGTTGGCCGCGGCGCTGCTGGAGTCGGCCCCCGGCGGCGGTGGCCTGTGCCAGGCGCGGCTGCTGACCGCGCCGGCGGATTTCGGCGCGGAACGGCTGTCGGAGGTTCTGGAACGCCTGGCCGGGCTCCACCCCATCCTCTCCCGCGCGGTGGCCGGCGACGGCGGATGGCCGATGTTCGCGGAGCCGCCCGCCGGCGCCGAACCATTCACGATGGCGGAGGCGGAGGCGGAGGTCGCCGCCGCGGACGGGGCCGGGGAACTGATCGGGGAGCTCGCCTCCCGGCTCGATCCCGCCCGCGGGACGATGCTCGCCGGCGCGGTGGCCGAACTCCCCGCCGGGCGCCGCATCGTGCTGGTCGCCCATCACCTCGTCGTCGACGCGGTGTCCTGGGAGACCCTCATCGACGACTTCCGCGATCTCCGCGGCGTCGCAAAGCACACCGCCGCCGCCCGCCGGCCGGAAGCGGCCGTCGCGGACCATGCGCGCCGCCTGCGCGCCGCCACCCTGTCGGGCGAACTCGACGAAGATCTCGCCGCCTGGGAGAAGATCGCCGCGGACGCATCGGGGACGCTGGCCATCGACCCGGCCCGCGACACCGAAGCGACGGTCGACATCGCGGAGATCACCATGCCCGAAGCGTCGTCCGCCGCACTCGCTGCCGGCGTGGAGCGGGCCTTCGGGTGCCGCGGGCAGGACCTGCTCATCGCCGGGCTGGCCATGGCGCTGCGCCGTCTGGGCCTCGACGCCGACGGCACGGTCGGGATGACCCTTGAATCCCACGGCCGCGACGCGACCGGCTCCGTGCCACCGGTGCCGCCCGACGCGGTGGGCTGGTTCACCGCCGCGTACCCCGTCGCGGTGGAGGTCGGCGACGGCCTCGACCCCGTCGCCGCGGTGCACGCCGTGCGCCGGGCCCGCCGGCGCCTGCCCGATGACGTCCACGTCCACGGCTGCGCCATGTGGGTGGGCGGGCGACCGGCGCCCCGGCCCATCGCCTGCCTGAACCACCTCGGGACCGTCGCCTCCGATGCCCGGGAAGGGGACTTCGCGCCCGCCCCGGAAGCCCCCGCCCTCATCGGCGCGGCCGATGCGTCGGCGCCGCTGCCCAACGTCATCGACGTGATGTCGCACGTCGGCGCGGACGGGCTGCTGGCCGCGACCATCAGGGTCGCCGCGGAGGTGCCCGGCGCACCCGGCGCCGCGGACGTCGGCCGGGAGCTCGGGGCCGCGCTGGCGGACATCGCGGCCGCGGCGGCGACGGGGGATGCCCGGCGCGCACCCGCCGATTTCACCGCCCCCGGCATCACGGACGCCGACGTCCGCGCCTGGGGCGGCGAGATCGAGGACGTGCTGCCGCTGACGCCGATGCAGGAAGGGCTGATGCTTTCGTCGCTGACCTCGGGCGATCCCGCGGGATACGCGGTGCAGACGCCGCTGCGCGTGCGCGGCCGCGTCGATGCCGCGGCTCTGGGCCGAGCCGTCGGCGCCGTGCTGCGGCGGTTCCCCAACCTGCGCATCCAACCCGCGGCCACGGTGGACGGCACCCCGGTGGGCGTCGTCAGGCCCTGCGGCGCGTTCGGCTGCCGGGTCCGCGACGCGAACCGGGCCCCCGACCTCATCGCCGCCGACGCCGCCGAGGGATTCGACTTCGCCGCCGCGCCCCTGCTGCGGATCACGGTCGCGCACCCCGGCGACGGCGCCGACGGCGAGACGCTGGTGCTCATCTCGGCCCACCACATCCTCACCGACGGTTGGACCGGGCAGCTGCTGCCCTTGGCCATCTTCGCCGAATACGCCCGAGAGATCGGGGCCGACCCGGGCGTCGGCCGCATCGGCGACCCCGGGGCGTTCCCGGCGCTGCTCGAGGCGATCGCGGAAGACGGGCCGGAGGCCCGGAGGGCCTGGGAAGCCAGGCTGCGCGGGGTCGTCCCGGCGCTGGTCGGGCCGGAGGCCACGCCCACCCGGGCGGGTCAGTCGTCGCGGATGAGCTCGGTCGGCCAGGACGTCGTGGACCGGCTCCACGCGGTCACCCGCCGACTCGGGGTCACCCCGGCCGTCGCCTACCAGGCGGCGTGGGCGCGGACCCTCGGGATCGTCCTCGGCAGGGACGACGTCGTGTTCGGGGAGGTCGTGTCCGGGCGCGATCCCTCCATCGCCGGAGTGGCGGAGGGCATCGGCTGCTTCGCCAACCTCGTCGCCGTCCCGGCGTCGGTCGACCCCTCCGGCACCTGGGCCGGCGCGCTGGCGCAGATGCGCGACGAGCGCCTGCCGCTGCTGGGCCACGACCATTTCCCCATGACCCGGGCGCTGTCCGTCACGGGCGCGCGCCGGTTGTTCGACACCATGTTCGTGCACCAGTCCTACCCCCCGCACCAGGACCGGCTCGCGTCGATCCTGGAGTCCTGCGGGCTGGGCCACGTCGGCACCGACCCGGGCGGCACCACGGACAACGCGGCGCTGCTGATGGTGTTCCCCGGGGACTCCGTCATCGGGGGAGCGGGGACCCGGTTCCTGTTCACCTTCGCCGCGGGCGTCATCGACGACGCCGCGGCGGAGGTCATCGAAAAGCTCTTCCTCGGGTGCGTGCGCGCCATCGCCGACGCCCCGGACGCGGCGATCGCGGACGGGCCCGTGCCCGACGAATTCGATGCCATGGCCCTCGGGGGGATTCTCCGCTGA
- a CDS encoding thioesterase II family protein, giving the protein MQTQIGSAWLRRFGRAAVRGATPLVICPHAGGGAAAYRPLAAAIEEAAQGAVDVIALQYPGRQDRIADPAPETIGGYADGALAELRSLLCDGPAPILFGHSMGSMVAFELARRLEEEGVAVGRLFVSGAVAPSRVADLPPHPTDDEGMVRHLAALRGTGGDVLGHPDIMRLALPALRADYAAFDRYETAGEAPLAAPISAFGGEDDEHVTPGDLFGWSGHTCGGCDVRLFPGGHFYIDDRVGAVAAAIVGLVRP; this is encoded by the coding sequence ATGCAGACCCAGATCGGATCCGCTTGGCTGCGCCGCTTCGGGCGCGCAGCGGTGCGGGGGGCGACGCCCCTCGTGATCTGCCCCCACGCGGGCGGCGGGGCGGCGGCCTACCGGCCGTTGGCCGCGGCAATCGAGGAAGCGGCGCAAGGGGCGGTGGACGTCATCGCGCTGCAGTACCCGGGCCGCCAGGACCGCATCGCCGACCCCGCCCCGGAGACCATCGGCGGCTACGCGGACGGCGCGCTCGCCGAGCTGCGATCCCTGCTTTGCGACGGCCCGGCGCCCATCCTGTTCGGCCACAGCATGGGGTCGATGGTCGCCTTCGAACTGGCGCGCCGCCTCGAGGAGGAGGGGGTCGCCGTGGGGCGCCTGTTCGTCTCCGGTGCCGTGGCGCCGTCGCGGGTGGCCGACCTGCCGCCCCATCCCACCGACGATGAAGGGATGGTCCGCCACCTGGCGGCGCTGCGCGGAACCGGCGGGGACGTGCTGGGCCACCCGGACATCATGCGGCTCGCGCTGCCGGCCCTGCGCGCCGACTACGCGGCCTTCGACCGCTACGAGACGGCCGGGGAGGCGCCGCTGGCCGCCCCCATCAGCGCCTTCGGCGGCGAGGACGACGAACACGTCACGCCCGGCGACCTCTTCGGTTGGTCGGGGCACACCTGCGGCGGCTGCGACGTGCGGCTGTTCCCCGGCGGACACTTCTACATCGACGACCGCGTCGGGGCCGTCGCCGCCGCCATCGTGGGACTGGTGCGGCCATGA
- a CDS encoding polyketide synthase, with amino-acid sequence MSSIVITGMGVAAPGGVTGPTSLWRMLEAGRDVLGPLPRDRGWPLDLLFSLGDRPGWAPVPDSGGFLDDAAEFDAAFFGVAPREAPALDPQQRVGLRVAWEALENAGLNPASLSGQWGGCFIGASYTEYGPRIDEVNELSGFRGTGVSLSAVSGRVSHALGLHGPSMTVDAACASSLAAISAAVASVASGESDWALAGGVCVMGSAAPFVEFSANGAISADGRCRPYSSRASGTVWSEGAALFVVEREDAARARGARILGRVRAAVVNHNGSGAPLAVPSQRAQEALCRRALAVSGLAAADITMIEGHGTATAVGDPIELRALHGTYGQPGPDGAPSASIGSIKANLGHAQAAAGGLGLAKVLLSGWHGRIPRSPHIGEPTRALDWEETRLRPAMASAEWPACDGRRCAVASSFGMAGTNAQLIIEMDERGGDSAPGDTEGASR; translated from the coding sequence ATGAGCTCCATCGTGATCACCGGAATGGGCGTCGCCGCCCCTGGGGGCGTGACCGGGCCGACCTCCCTGTGGCGGATGCTGGAGGCCGGGCGCGACGTGCTCGGCCCCCTGCCCCGGGACCGCGGCTGGCCGTTGGACCTGCTGTTCTCCCTCGGCGACCGGCCCGGCTGGGCGCCGGTGCCCGATTCGGGCGGGTTCCTGGACGATGCCGCGGAGTTCGATGCCGCGTTCTTCGGGGTGGCTCCCCGCGAAGCGCCCGCGCTCGATCCCCAGCAGAGGGTCGGGCTGAGGGTCGCGTGGGAGGCGCTGGAGAACGCCGGATTGAACCCGGCGTCCCTGTCCGGGCAATGGGGCGGCTGCTTCATCGGGGCGTCCTACACCGAATACGGCCCGCGCATCGACGAAGTCAACGAGCTCTCCGGGTTCCGCGGGACCGGCGTGTCCCTCTCCGCGGTGTCGGGGCGGGTGTCGCATGCGCTCGGCCTGCATGGGCCGTCGATGACCGTCGACGCCGCCTGCGCGTCGTCCCTCGCGGCGATTTCCGCGGCCGTCGCCTCCGTCGCGTCGGGGGAGAGTGACTGGGCGCTGGCGGGCGGGGTCTGCGTCATGGGCTCCGCGGCACCCTTCGTCGAATTCTCGGCGAACGGCGCGATTTCGGCGGACGGGCGCTGCCGGCCGTATTCGTCGCGGGCGTCGGGGACCGTGTGGTCGGAGGGGGCGGCCCTGTTCGTGGTGGAACGGGAGGACGCCGCCCGGGCCCGGGGCGCGCGGATCCTGGGCCGGGTGCGGGCGGCCGTGGTCAACCACAACGGCTCCGGTGCCCCGCTCGCGGTGCCTTCCCAGCGGGCCCAGGAGGCGCTGTGCCGCAGGGCGCTGGCCGTGTCCGGCCTGGCCGCGGCGGACATCACGATGATCGAGGGCCATGGCACCGCCACGGCCGTCGGAGATCCCATAGAACTCCGGGCGCTGCACGGCACCTACGGGCAACCGGGCCCGGATGGCGCTCCGTCGGCGTCGATCGGGTCCATCAAGGCCAACCTGGGCCACGCCCAGGCCGCCGCCGGTGGCCTGGGCCTGGCCAAGGTCCTGCTGTCGGGATGGCACGGCCGGATTCCGCGGAGCCCGCACATCGGGGAGCCGACGCGGGCATTGGATTGGGAAGAGACGAGACTCCGGCCGGCGATGGCATCCGCCGAGTGGCCCGCCTGCGACGGGCGCCGCTGCGCCGTGGCGTCCTCCTTCGGGATGGCGGGGACCAACGCGCAGTTGATCATCGAAATGGACGAACGCGGGGGCGATTCCGCGCCCGGCGACACTGAAGGAGCATCACGATGA
- a CDS encoding acyltransferase domain-containing protein produces the protein MNTAHHDGAPPMVVVSSAHRGGVAREAAAIAAFLRESPDVSVGDVAAALDATRGWRRFRAVIVAADRAELLENLDALAQGRAAGKTAAGEASARTIAMVFPGQGSQRPGMGLLAHSASPGYRATVAEYDLLFDEIFGFRPGRYLLEPEHGDDIRVVQPALFVHMIGLAELWREHGVEPDMAIGHSQGEIAAARVAGLIGARDAVRVVGSRARLVHDLIADGRLAADNAMAVIGADRDTVEAALARQVGWAELSVVNAPGIHAIAGETPAIDGIVGDMADRGVFARRIRVDYPAHTSLVGAFRDDFLGLLDDLDEPRFDPAAIPCFGGALGGPITPDLDPATYWYWNLRNRVRFDLAVERAAEAGADVFIEASEHPTLQLSINGILAGIGGAGGPGAVNIGTLRRDDGDLSGFLGSLAAVRAVHRGLDAPVGTSPGAVPWGFPATVWERAEYWAPGPDAPVPGGGVPARPAPTPAPVQNPLTRAGEPPLVLSERWSALGEGELAAPDSLCIVGADDAFRAELAAAAARFGDRIVDEPAAAGRILVLPPDGGTGDEPAEAMAAFLADAHRELADAAGTAGTACLVTRGGESAGDAAPGRVDAGHAAAAAMMRCIGAATGPGPMRIDVEPDDDPAETARSVIRALHATGEPEIAVRGRELLGRRFVPISAGTPDVPPTVVIIGGTGPVGRAFAARCVALGAADVVLVSRNAPSAAVAAEIAGLADGGTAAVRHVRCDATDRAQLARLAADLGSAGPRLIVHCTVDYASAESAAADDGAADAGAWHRADAAKRGSLAAVVAELARPGDRVLACSSLSAGIGGRGHAAYAAVNRLLEVEAARARENGVDALAIRWGLWHGVGADNDGAIGEIEAIGLRPMDPDAAVDAALGLFGCDDAMATVASGDWRKVAAVHELRGMPGLFSRIAGPPAPETPVKDGEPAAAETAPAPGASAGAGAIARSVLLETLGYAEGDDPDPTVPLVSLGLDSVQALDACNRITSATGAEVPIAGILSGASLDDVVAMMTEKGRD, from the coding sequence ATGAACACCGCACACCACGATGGCGCGCCGCCGATGGTCGTCGTCTCGTCGGCGCACCGCGGCGGAGTCGCCCGCGAGGCCGCCGCCATCGCCGCCTTCCTGCGGGAGTCGCCGGACGTCTCCGTCGGCGACGTCGCGGCGGCCCTCGACGCGACCCGCGGGTGGAGGCGCTTCCGCGCCGTCATCGTCGCGGCCGACCGGGCGGAACTGCTCGAGAACCTGGACGCGCTGGCGCAGGGCCGCGCCGCCGGGAAAACCGCGGCCGGCGAAGCCTCCGCCCGAACCATCGCGATGGTGTTCCCGGGACAGGGGTCCCAGCGCCCCGGCATGGGGCTGCTGGCGCACTCCGCGTCGCCCGGGTACCGCGCGACGGTCGCCGAATACGACCTGCTTTTCGACGAGATCTTCGGGTTCCGCCCCGGCAGGTACCTGCTGGAACCCGAACACGGCGACGACATCCGCGTCGTGCAGCCCGCCCTGTTCGTGCACATGATCGGGCTCGCCGAACTCTGGCGCGAGCACGGGGTGGAACCGGACATGGCCATCGGGCACAGCCAGGGGGAGATCGCCGCCGCGCGGGTCGCCGGGCTGATCGGGGCGCGCGACGCCGTCAGGGTCGTCGGGTCGCGGGCGCGGCTGGTCCACGACCTCATCGCCGACGGGCGGTTGGCCGCCGACAACGCGATGGCGGTGATCGGCGCGGACCGCGACACCGTCGAGGCGGCCCTGGCCCGGCAGGTCGGATGGGCGGAACTGTCCGTGGTCAACGCTCCGGGCATCCACGCCATCGCCGGAGAGACCCCCGCCATCGACGGCATCGTCGGCGACATGGCCGACCGGGGCGTGTTCGCCCGCCGCATCCGGGTCGACTACCCGGCCCACACTTCGCTCGTCGGCGCCTTCCGGGACGATTTCCTGGGGCTGCTCGATGACCTGGATGAGCCGCGCTTCGATCCGGCGGCGATCCCCTGTTTCGGCGGTGCGCTGGGCGGGCCGATCACCCCCGACCTCGACCCGGCGACGTACTGGTACTGGAACCTGCGCAACCGGGTCCGCTTCGATCTCGCGGTCGAACGGGCCGCCGAAGCCGGCGCCGACGTGTTCATCGAGGCTTCCGAGCATCCCACCCTCCAATTGTCGATCAATGGGATCCTCGCGGGAATCGGCGGGGCCGGCGGCCCGGGCGCCGTCAACATCGGGACGTTGCGCCGGGATGACGGCGACCTCTCCGGCTTCCTCGGGTCCCTCGCCGCCGTCCGCGCGGTGCATCGGGGCCTGGACGCGCCGGTCGGGACGTCGCCCGGGGCCGTGCCGTGGGGTTTCCCCGCCACCGTCTGGGAACGGGCGGAGTACTGGGCACCGGGACCGGACGCCCCGGTCCCGGGCGGCGGCGTGCCCGCGCGTCCGGCCCCGACTCCGGCCCCGGTTCAGAATCCGTTGACGCGGGCGGGAGAACCGCCGCTCGTTTTGTCGGAACGATGGTCCGCCCTCGGCGAAGGAGAGCTCGCCGCACCGGACTCCCTGTGCATCGTCGGCGCGGATGACGCCTTCCGCGCCGAATTGGCGGCCGCGGCGGCCCGCTTCGGCGACCGGATCGTCGATGAGCCGGCCGCCGCGGGACGCATCCTGGTGCTGCCGCCCGACGGCGGGACCGGAGACGAACCGGCGGAGGCCATGGCGGCGTTCCTCGCGGACGCCCACCGGGAGCTCGCGGATGCCGCGGGCACGGCCGGCACCGCATGCCTGGTCACGCGGGGCGGGGAATCCGCCGGAGACGCGGCACCGGGACGGGTCGACGCGGGGCACGCCGCGGCGGCGGCCATGATGCGCTGCATCGGCGCCGCGACCGGCCCGGGACCGATGCGCATCGACGTCGAACCGGACGACGACCCCGCCGAGACCGCCCGATCGGTGATCAGGGCCCTCCACGCCACGGGGGAACCGGAAATCGCCGTCCGGGGCCGCGAGCTTCTGGGACGCCGGTTCGTCCCGATTTCCGCCGGCACGCCCGACGTTCCGCCCACCGTGGTGATCATCGGGGGCACCGGACCCGTCGGCAGGGCCTTCGCGGCCCGGTGCGTCGCCCTCGGGGCCGCCGACGTGGTGCTCGTGTCCCGCAATGCACCGTCGGCGGCGGTCGCGGCCGAGATCGCCGGGCTGGCGGACGGGGGAACCGCCGCCGTCCGCCACGTGCGCTGCGACGCGACCGATCGGGCGCAGCTCGCCCGGCTGGCCGCGGACCTGGGCTCCGCCGGCCCGCGCCTGATCGTCCACTGCACCGTCGATTACGCCTCCGCCGAATCGGCCGCCGCGGACGACGGTGCCGCGGATGCCGGTGCCTGGCACCGCGCGGACGCCGCCAAGCGGGGATCGTTGGCCGCCGTCGTGGCGGAGCTGGCCCGCCCCGGGGACCGGGTGCTGGCCTGTTCGTCGCTGTCCGCGGGAATCGGGGGTCGGGGCCACGCCGCCTATGCCGCCGTCAACCGGCTCCTCGAAGTCGAGGCGGCCCGGGCCCGCGAAAACGGGGTGGACGCCCTCGCCATCCGGTGGGGCCTGTGGCACGGGGTCGGGGCCGACAACGACGGGGCGATCGGCGAGATCGAGGCCATCGGCCTTCGCCCGATGGACCCGGATGCGGCCGTCGATGCCGCGCTCGGGCTGTTCGGCTGCGATGACGCGATGGCCACGGTCGCCTCGGGCGATTGGCGCAAGGTGGCGGCGGTCCACGAACTCCGGGGAATGCCCGGGCTGTTCTCGCGCATCGCGGGGCCGCCTGCCCCGGAAACACCGGTGAAGGACGGGGAACCGGCGGCGGCCGAAACCGCCCCGGCCCCGGGAGCCTCCGCCGGAGCGGGGGCGATCGCCCGGTCGGTGCTGCTGGAGACCCTCGGATACGCCGAAGGCGACGACCCCGACCCGACCGTGCCCCTGGTTTCCCTGGGGCTGGACTCGGTCCAGGCCCTCGACGCATGCAACCGCATCACTTCGGCGACGGGTGCGGAGGTGCCGATCGCGGGCATCCTCTCCGGCGCCTCCCTCGACGACGTAGTCGCAATGATGACCGAGAAAGGACGAGATTGA